Proteins from a genomic interval of Fusarium oxysporum Fo47 chromosome I, complete sequence:
- a CDS encoding uncharacterized protein (expressed protein): MRALWSRHNNPHPDLEAFRCDTGHLLVLTGDIMDDLPFAVDVYGGIDSPNRNAYVKKLHVNDNRLECQRRGHIMVCSSPWMVKDELPDEMEEHEYLISHFPDRLDANMHVAFHHALFHRRDADRLALLQLDWSLMTGLESLCLDLSGPWTDGPNAELKSFCVKMGSHLKLKTLVVLGLPVRQDYCKLGKDFWIKTLENQEYVPSTVVKSHVEDSDESDEGDDDDSDDELVGFPTYIYWLKECLQPGSQVHAVMQYESETEL; this comes from the coding sequence ATGCGAGCCCTCTGGAGTCGACACAACAACCCACATCCGGACCTCGAAGCATTTCGCTGTGACACTGgacatcttcttgttctcacCGGCGATATCATGGATGATCTTCCCTTCGCCGTTGACGTTTACGGTGGAATTGACAGTCCTAACCGTAATGCCTatgtcaagaagctgcatGTAAACGATAATCGTCTCGAGTGCCAACGACGAGGCCACATCATGGtttgttcttctccttggaTGGTAAAGGACGAACTACCCGATGAAATGGAAGAGCATGAGTACCTCATCTCTCATTTCCCTGATAGACTCGATGCCAATATGCACGTCGCATTCCATCACGCCTTGTTTCACAGACGAGATGCGGATCgtctggctcttcttcagctggaCTGGTCCCTCATGACTGGCCTCGAGAGCCTTTGCCTTGATCTCTCAGGACCTTGGACCGATGGTCCCAACGCGGAACTCAAGTCCTTCTGTGTTAAGATGGGAAGCCAtttgaagctcaagacacttgttgttcttggccttccGGTGAGACAGGATTACTGTAAGTTAGGCAAGGACTTTTGGATTAAAACCCTCGAGAACCAGGAGTATGTCCCAAGCACTGTCGTCAAAAGCCATGTCGAAGACAGCGACGAAAGTGAcgaaggtgatgatgatgatagtgatgaCGAACTAGTTGGATTCCCAACATATATCTATTGGTTGAAGGAGTGTCTTCAGCCCGGCAGCCAGGTCCATGCTGTGATGCAGTATGAATCAGAGACAGAGCTGTAA